In Malania oleifera isolate guangnan ecotype guangnan chromosome 8, ASM2987363v1, whole genome shotgun sequence, a single window of DNA contains:
- the LOC131162273 gene encoding uncharacterized protein LOC131162273, with protein sequence MGASSSSEQTSTEQREIETEAASTGALPLLQKAFSKLADPDTKTIPPSSLQKCFSLTFKNSICEAPVIHKHFLGLLDHLGPSIVELYFVAEKGGFSWIEFVRGYIGCCGRMSGSRSLNNWLRVFATVTAKAGLPSKLQFESSEEDCKINGSLMPIELLMLLQMCWIMMWDSRVLKFSKVQATLDLPDINHLVLSAIVSCAEVSSNLNVWDCDTTGMEVELPAGKIHLWVLKTVPRLADCFMQFVHSRLQYFSTSEDGLDSSSISLGDISSTKMCQTHLLTPGRAWAVFLTQRSTISEEILRACFHSDGDGTDENLLYRSSLHGKGFNRFWSNIEGYSGSLLLLISASSVNTLEDNGNERKWIIGALTQQSFENRDIFYGSSGNLYALGPVFNAFLPTGREKNFVYSHLHSTGRVYEPRPKLVGVAFGGTAGNERIFLDEDFARVTVRHHAVDKTYGPGSLFPNQGFLPAEALVSEVEVWGLSGRTAKEVQSAYKRREQLFTEQRRKVDLKTFASWDDSPEKMMMDIVSDPNRCQREDR encoded by the exons ATGGGAGCCTCGTCTTCGTCGGAACAGACGTCGACGGAACAACGAGAGATTGAGACAGAAGCAGCCTCGACCGGAGCTCTGCCGCTGCTTCAGAAAGCTTTCTCCAAGCTCGCTGATCCTGACACTAAAACAATCCCTCCTAGCTCTCTTCAG AAATGTTTTTCTTTGACCTTCAAAAACTCAATATGTGAAGCACCTGTGATACACAAACACTTTCTGGGATTATTGGATCACTTGGGTCCTTCTATAGTTGAGCTATATTTTGTGGCTGAGAAGGGGGGATTTAGTTGGATTGAGTTTGTCAGAGGTTATATTGGATGCTGTGGGAGAATGTCTGGATCGCGGTCGTTGAATAATTGGCTCAGGGTTTTTGCAACAGTGACTGCAAAAGCAGGTCTTCCTTCAAAACTGCAGTTTGAATCCAGTGAAGAAGATTGCAAGATAAATGGGTCACTTATGCCCATTGAGCTGCTCATGCTTCTTCAGATGTGTTGGATTATGATGTGGGATTCTAGAGTTTTGAAATTTTCTAAAGTACAGGCAACTCTAGATCTTCCAGATATAAATCATTTAGTATTATCAGCCATTGTATCATGTGCTGAAGTTTCAAGCAACTTAAATGTGTGGGATTGTGACACCACTGGCATGGAAGTTGAACTTCCTGCAGGAAAGATTCATCTTTGGGTTTTGAAGACAGTTCCACGCCTGGCAGATTGCTTTATGCAGTTTGTCCATTCAAGACtccaatatttttcaacttcagaG GATGGGTTGGATTCTTCAAGTATATCATTAGGTGACATTTCCTCAACAAAGATGTGTCAAACTCATCTTCTAACCCCTGGAAGAGCGTGGGCAGTTTTCCTTACACAGAGGAGTACAATAAGTGAAGAAATTTTAAGAGCATGCTTCCATAGCGATGGTGATGGAACAGATGAAAACCTTCTTTATCG GTCATCTCTTCACGGGAAAGGATTTAACAGATTCTGGTCAAATATTGAAGGCTATTCTGGTTCATTGTTACTGTTGATTTCTGCTAGTTCAGTAAATACCCTTGAGGATAATGGTAATGAAAGGAAATGGATCATTGGTGCTCTTACGCAGCAGAGTTTTGAAAATAGGGATATCTTCTATGGAAGCTCTGGAAATCTATACGCACTAGGTCCAGTCTTCAATGCATTCTTACCTACTG GGAGGGAAAAGAACTTTGTTTATAGCCACTTGCATTCCACTGGTAGAGTCTATGAACCACGTCCAAAGCTTGTGGGGGTTGCGTTTGGGGGAACTGCTGGTAATGAGAGGATTTTCTTGGATGAAGATTTTGCTAGAGTTACTGTTCGTCATCATGCAGTTGACAAAACTTATGGACCTGGGTCCCTCTTCCCCAATCAG GGGTTTCTACCTGCTGAAGCTTTGGTTTCAGAAGTGGAAGTATGGGGATTGAGCGGGAGAACAGCCAAGGAAGTGCAAAGTGCATATAAAAGGAGGGAACAACTCTTCACTGAGCAAAGACGCAAG GTCGACTTGAAAACCTTTGCAAGTTGGGATGATTCGCCTGAAAAGATGATGATGGACATAGTCTCTGATCCCAACAGATGTCAACGTGAAGATCGGTAA